The Gemmatimonadales bacterium sequence AGGTACCGCTCGGAGCCAGCGGCCAAGCGGCCGCTGGGACTGGGAGCGCAACGGCACAACGTCTTGCACCCGTTGCACTTGCCTGTGGACCCCGGCGTTCTCCGGGGTGACGGGACCCCAACCCTCATCCCCCCGCTGCCCTCACTGCCCCGCTGCCCCGCGGCCCCTCGGCTCCGCCTTTTTCACCAGGCTCCCCGATTTGGCCGCGTCGAACCCGAACCGCTCCCTGACCTGGTCCACCGCGGCAGTCAGCTGCCGGAGTTTCGTCCGTTTCGGCGCCTCGAAGAGGTCGGCCATCGGGGGCTCGGACAGGTTCGTGGCCGCAACGCCTATCAGGCGCACGCCTCGCCCGCGCTTGCGGACTTCCTCGAACGCCGTCCCCAGCAACGCGCGTGCAGCCCCCACGATGTCCGCATCGAGGTCGGTGGCTGCCGGGAGGGTGTGGCTCCTCGTGATCGTGACGAAGTCGCCATGCCGGAGCTTGAGCGTCACCGTGCGCGCCGCCATCCGCTCGCGCCGCAGCTGGCTCGCGACGTGTGCCGAGAGGCGCAGGAGGATCCGCGCAAGCAGTTGCGGGTCGGCCGTGTCGCGGTCGAGGGTCGTCTCCCGGCTGATTGACTTCGTCTCCTGCCGGGCGCGCAGCACCCGTCCGCCGTGCCCATGTGCGCGGCGTTTCAGGTGCTTCGCCTCGGCACCGATCAGCTTTTCCAACTCCGCCACGGAACGCGCCTGGACCTGCCAGACCTCGGTCAGCCCCAGCGACGCCAGCCGTTCAGCCGTTCGCGGCCCCACCCCTGGCAGCGCCTTCAGCGGCAGGCCGGCCACGAACCCCTCCTCCCAGCCTTCCCGGACCTCCATCAATCCGCGGGGCTTGGCGGCATCGGAGGCCAGCTTGGCGATCATCCGGTTCGGGCCGACGCCGATGCTGCAGTCGAGGCCGGCCTCCGCCCGAATCGTGTCGCGGATTCGCTCTGCCACGGGCAGCAGCGACACCGGGTAGAGCCGGTCCGTCCCGGAAAAATCGAGGTAGCCCTCGTCGAGCGAGGCCATCACCACCAGGGGGGAGAACTCCTGCAGCACCCGCCGAACGGTTCGCGAGGCGCGGCGGTAGTCGTCGAAGGAGGTCTGCACGAAGGTGGCGCCGGGGCACCGCCTCGCGGCTTCGCTCGATGCCATGCCCGCCCTCACGCCGAACGCCCGCGCGCCATAGGAGGCCGACTGCACCACGCCACGTCCCTTGGGCTGTCCCCCAACGACCAGGAGGTCCACCGCGCGGAGCTCCGGGCGGAGCTGGCGGCAGACCTCCACGAAGAAGGCGTCCAGGTCGACGTGCAGGAAGCGGATGGTCACCGGGTCAAGGGAGCGTCACCGCCGCGACGCTGCCGCCCTTCACCGGCTGCCCGGTGTTGGCACCGATCGGGAAGTTCAGGTTTGCGAGATAGATCGTGTTGCCGACCCTCGTGAACTCCGCGGGAAAGCGAAGCACGTTCGCGCCGTCGGTCGGCGTGCTGGTGGCCACGATCGTGACCTCGCCGCGCGGCGAGACGCGCGCGAGGGTGTTCTGGAAGTTGGCGGTGACCCAGATGTTGTCGTCGCCGTCCACGGAGAGTCCGTCGGCGCCGATGAGCCGATCGTCCTTCACCAGGGTTGTGATGCTCTGCGGCGTCATGTCGGCGCCGACGACGAGCATGCTGATCTCACCGGTGCCCGTGTTGCCAGTATAAATGACGCCCTGGCTGTTGATGGCGATTCCGTTCACCAGGTAGCCACGGACCGGCATCGTCGTGTCGGCGGACATCGCTGTATAGCCGGTGGCGGCGGTGGAGACGGCGCCCCCCTGCATCCCAACGTAGTACAGGTTGCCGGTCGGTCCGCCGGTAATCCAGAGATGGCCGCCGGGAGTGTCGATGGCCATCGCATTGGCGCCGGTGGCGCCCGTGGCGAACAGTGTCGCGTCCTTCCTGGCATCGAAGTCCCCGGCGCCAAGCCGGCTCGCGGCCACCCGGTAGACGACCCCGGGATCGGGGACCGCGAAGTACAGGTTGCCGTCGGCGTCGGCGGTGATGCCGAGCACCGCGGTGCCCGGCGTGGTCGGCAACGTCCCGACGGCCGTCGGCACCGGGTTGGCCGGGTCGATCCGGTAGATGGTGCCGTCCTTCCAGTCGCAGACGTACAACTGGCCGGCGAATTGGGCGATCCCCTCAATGGTCGAAGCGGTGTCTCCGATCGACGTCAGAATGGACAACTCCGGCGCCTGGGGCCGCGGGGGAGGCGGGGCCGCCTTCGGCTTGTCACAGGCAGGCAGGGTGAGCACCAGCAACGAAAGGGCAACGATGGTTCGCATTGCACGACTCCTCCCTACACGAG is a genomic window containing:
- a CDS encoding SMP-30/gluconolactonase/LRE family protein; translated protein: MRTIVALSLLVLTLPACDKPKAAPPPPRPQAPELSILTSIGDTASTIEGIAQFAGQLYVCDWKDGTIYRIDPANPVPTAVGTLPTTPGTAVLGITADADGNLYFAVPDPGVVYRVAASRLGAGDFDARKDATLFATGATGANAMAIDTPGGHLWITGGPTGNLYYVGMQGGAVSTAATGYTAMSADTTMPVRGYLVNGIAINSQGVIYTGNTGTGEISMLVVGADMTPQSITTLVKDDRLIGADGLSVDGDDNIWVTANFQNTLARVSPRGEVTIVATSTPTDGANVLRFPAEFTRVGNTIYLANLNFPIGANTGQPVKGGSVAAVTLP
- the dinB gene encoding DNA polymerase IV; amino-acid sequence: MTIRFLHVDLDAFFVEVCRQLRPELRAVDLLVVGGQPKGRGVVQSASYGARAFGVRAGMASSEAARRCPGATFVQTSFDDYRRASRTVRRVLQEFSPLVVMASLDEGYLDFSGTDRLYPVSLLPVAERIRDTIRAEAGLDCSIGVGPNRMIAKLASDAAKPRGLMEVREGWEEGFVAGLPLKALPGVGPRTAERLASLGLTEVWQVQARSVAELEKLIGAEAKHLKRRAHGHGGRVLRARQETKSISRETTLDRDTADPQLLARILLRLSAHVASQLRRERMAARTVTLKLRHGDFVTITRSHTLPAATDLDADIVGAARALLGTAFEEVRKRGRGVRLIGVAATNLSEPPMADLFEAPKRTKLRQLTAAVDQVRERFGFDAAKSGSLVKKAEPRGRGAAGQ